The DNA region AATAGCCCTTGAACTTTGGTATAGCTCCTATGTTATGGGGGAGCAGAGTGAGGCTCAGAGGAGCTAGGTAAcgtgcccagggtcacacagcggGAAGTGGAGGAAGAGTGCTTCAGGCCCAGTCATTTCGGCTCCAAAGCCTGtgcttgaaccactgcacccaggctgcaAGCCGGTCTGAAAAATGATGATGGATATCCTCGCCTAATCTGAACTCATTCAGCAAAAGAAACAGCCATATTTAAGGCACTGGGCTGATACGAGGCTCCAAAAGGGTTATATTCGTTAAAAACTCTATAAATCTCTGCCTGAAAATGGTTGGAGTGTGTATTTGTGTGCGCGAGTGTTTACGTATGTTTTAAACCTGGGTCTCATGTCTCACCATGATcccaaaaatgaaaaactgaatctAACTCTATATTGGACGATATTAAAAGAATTGTTCCGTAATtcccaaaacttggaagcaacccagatgtccttcagGAGATGAATGGTTACATAAACTGTAGCACATGCATAcagtggaatatcattcagcaataaaaagaaatgtgtcaTGAGGAGAGATGGAGGAAACTCACATACATGttactaagtaaaagaaaccaACGTGAAAAGGCTACATCTTGTAGCctttgacattctggaaaaggcaaatctaaggagacagtaaaaagatagATGGGGGTAAGGGGATTGGGGAGAAaaggatgaataggtggagctcagaggatttttagggcagtgaaactattctgtatgatataatggtagatacatgcCATTATAAGTTTGTCCAAATCCATAGAATGTACACCACCAAGGGCGAACCctgatgtaaactatggactttggatagcaatgatgtgtcaatgtaggttcatcaattgtaaggATTGTACCACTCTGGTGAGGGATGTCAATAGGAAGCTATGGGCACATGGACAGGGGacatatgggaactctctgtaccttccactcaattttgGTGTGAAACTAAAACTgcactaaaaaataaagtctattaagaAAGTAATAATAATCAGAGTTGGGCCAGAGGCAATGTAGATGCCAAAATTGGCCATGAGTTGGTAACTGTTGAACCTGGAAAGGGATAATTGAGAGAGAGTTCACTAttctgttctctttatttttgtatgcttgacattttccataataaaactTAGGTTTAAGTAGGCAGGAAAGTTTTTACAAAAGCAGTGGGGCTTACTCCATTCTACCTACCTACATGAAACCACCCCTCCAATGCTATGTTCAAGTATAGACTTACGCGTTAAGAGAGAAAGACACACAGTGAAGGGAGTAGAGACAAGATGACCAAAACAGTGAGCAGCTGAGGCCTTGAAGAGTGAGCAAAGGAGACAGGATGGAAGTACACAGTCACAGTCTCCAGGACGATCTAAAGGAAATCCTGTGGGAGAGTGTTTGTTCCCTGTGGACCCAAAAACAAAGCTAGAAGCAAATTAGGTACAGAAGCCTACTAAGTCTTTAATAGTGACATGGATTTGCTGAATGGGTTGGCTGAGTAGTGTGCGAGAGAAGGGTCAAAACTGATGGAGGTTTGGGGCCTGAACAACTGGGAGGATGAAGTTGCCCTCATGAGAGAGGGAGGAGTGTGGGAGAAGTAGGCATGGGAAGAAATGAGGAGCCTCTGGAGGTGTGAGGTGCACGTCAGACATGAGTGGCTAAGGCAGATAGAAGGTGGGCATGCAAATCCAGGAGAGAAGCCCTGGCTGGAGGTGTAAACTTGGGAGTCGCCAGCACATTTGGGGCGTTTAAATCCATCAGACTGGATGCAGTCACCAGAGGAATGGCCATGGGCAGAAAAGAAGTCAAGGCCAAGGGTTGAGCCCCAGGAGCCCAAATGGGAGAAGAGCGGAGAAAGCAGCCGAGGAAACGCAAATGGGGAGCCAGTGCTAATGGATGAACTTTAAAAGGGTGGTTTTTATGGTGTGTAAATTATAGCTGAGTTAAAAGTGATTGTTGAGAAACTGTTCTCTGCTTTTTACACCTAAGCACTTATTTTGAGCCCCTGTCTTCTCAGCAGACTGAATGTCTTTGTTCCCTGGTGTATTCCTGGTATTCGTTATCTACGGTTACATCAGAAATGACCCCacaacttagcagcttaaaacatttattaactcACACCAGTTCTGAGAGTCAAGAACACAGGAGCAGCTTAGGTGGctggttctggctcagggtcttaGCTTGCAGCAAGCGAGTCTGCAGGGGCTGTAGTGATCTCAAGACTCTGTTGCGCCAGCGGCTGGAGAATCCACCTGCAAGGTTGTTCCTGTGGGTGTTGGCGACAGGCCCAGTTCCCCGCCACGTGGACCTCTAGGTAGGGCTGCTCACAGCAGGGCAGCCCTAAGGCCAGAGATCAGAGAGGGTGAGCACGGGCATCCAAGATGGAAGTCTCAGTTGGTTATCACCTAATCCCAGAACCCATGTGCTAGCACGTCTGTCACAAGCTGTCGGACACACAGACCACTCCCAGTGGGCCGATGGGGTAAGAACAGCAGGAGGCGGGACTCAGCAGCGCCATCTTGGAGGCTACTCCCACACTTGGACACAGAACAGGGTCTGAACCTACTGGGCAGTTAGTCAAGGCATGAGTCAGTGGGCGGGAGGTTCTGGTCTGAGGCGCTTGTAGATGGTGTGGCAAACTGATCTCAACACATATAACCAGTAGCTGGAAGTGACGTTCTTGTACGTTTGCTCACCTAGGTGTTTCTGTGGGCAGGCTGTCATGCAGTGGTTTATACCACATACCAGGAACAGCAGTCGTGCATTTAGCATCGTAAAGGgcaatttgcatttctagtatTAATAGTAATGATCTgtgtttctcttcttccctcagcctccctttgGTCTGCTTCTCGAAGGTTCAATTCACAGAGCACTTCATTTCCACCAGGGTAATATCAAAATGTGGGTTTTGGTGCCGCTTTTCCTTTCATTTGTAGAACCATCTTTCTGAAGTCAAAACTTCCTGCCTTTTGGTTCTCAGTAATATTtaaatttcctcttttgtttttaagagacagaatttcactgtgtttcccagactggttttgaactcctggcctaaagcgatcctcccgcctcagcctcctgagtagctggcattataggcatgcatcaccacttTCAGCTTTAACTTTTTTGATGGTATTTTTCTCAgatccttaaaataaataaagacgtAACTGCAAGAGACCAAAGAGAAATTCCATatgtgtttgctttcttttatcaTGGAGGAGCTTGAAGTCCTAACTCAGTGAGTTATGATGAGGAAGGTTGTATCAGAGTCTCTTAAGAGAaactcattatttgaaaaagcacATTCAGTGTTAACATTTTATACTTGAGAAACATTTTTCAGGTATTATAAACTGCAGGAAACATTTGACAAAGTCCCCCTCACTGGTGGGAGACACCGGAGCAGTGCAGGGATAGCAGTTACTGTAGGGACCCCCCCCAGCGTGCAGTTCCAGCTGCCCCTCACAGCCTGGGGCGCCAGCTTCTGCAAGATGGAAGTAGTGTTCATTTCGATCTGCATGGGTGTTGGAGAGGATTaagtaaatgtatacatttaaagcgcttagaacagtgcctggcatacaggcAGCACTCATAAAATGTTGGCTGCTGTTACTGCTGCTGGGACTCCAGGGATCCTCTGCAGTGGGGAGATGCGGGagcctttttttgcttttcaaaggAAGTGAAGAAACATTCTGAGCATAGGAAGAAGTTGTAAGTGAGCATGTGGGTAGGTGGGTTGTGCTTACTCCCCTGTGTCCTGTGTGAGAGGTTAGCACCTTCCTGCCGGCATGTTCTTCTCACACTGGGCACTGCTGGACCCATGTGGGGAGACCAGACATCAAACAGGTTAAAGACATTTTGTAGAGAGCAGCACCTTCCATGTCCTCCTTGTCTCTCAAGGTCATTGACCAACCACAGaccacagagttcacgtttctaGGAGCTCCGAGCCCTACCCCACTGGAAAAATATTCATTCCTCTCCCAGATTCGTGTGGAGCCCGTCCTGCGCACCAGCCAACAGGACGGGTGGACCTGGTCCTTAATGTGGAGGCCAGTGCGTTTTGCGTATGGAGCAAGTCGTTTTCTTCCTCCTGATGCAACCCTGGAGTAGAAAGACTGAACTTTTACTTTGCAATGGCAGCAGCAATAAAAGCTTAAAAACAGTTCTGAATAATTCGGCTTGGGATCTACCCACCCTCCCTCTTCGTAGACTGCAGAAAGAAAGGCCCACACCTCCATTTGAATCTAGGTCccccctttctttcctcccttcttctcccctTCACCTGCCTGAGGCTGAGCAGGCAGGGGAGAGTTAGGAAATAAGatgttgggctgggcacggtgactcatgcctgtaatcccagaactttgggaggccgaggtgggcagatcacttgaggccaggagttcgagaccagtctggccaatgtggcgaaaccccatctctactaaaaatacaaaaattagccaggcgtggtggcatgtgcctgtaatcccagctactcaggagactgaggcaggagaatcgctggaaccctggaggcggagattgcagtgagctgagatcacgccactgcattctagcctgggtgacagagtgagactacatctcaaaaaacaaaacaaaacaaaaaggcattGCCTGCAGCAAGCTTGGCATCCTGAGGGTTGGGAGGGGAGGTGGTTGGGGACCGCAGTGCTATAGCTGCTGGGACTGAGCACTCCTAACACCCAACCCTCACTGGCCGTGCTGGGGCCGGCTGTGAACCGTAGCTCTCTGATCCTAACAGCCTTTCAGGCGGGTGATTGTTTTCCCGTTTGCTCAGTTGCAGACAGCAGGACACAGAATTGTCTGGGGTTCCGAGCCAGTGCTGCCTGGCACTCACCTGGGCATGAAGGAAGAGCAGGCACctacctgggaggaggaggaggtggaggtggagcaGGGAATGTTGTGGTCCTGTTTGAGCAGGATGTGGTGACAGGTCATTGGAGCTGCCATTCCAGGGCCACTAGATGCCAAGGGAGGTGGGAGAGCTGCTGGCCCTGTATCCCGGGTTGTGGGGAAAGTGGAGGGCTGGGCATTTCAGCCTGTGCCTCCAAGATCAATGTGCCCCGAGACACCACAAGCCCAGCCTTCTTGGATGGGCACCCTTCCAGCATTGAGAAGTACCCAAGCAGGGGCTCTTTTGCAGAACGCTGAGAGTTCCTGCTTTGATTATTGAATGATGAGCCATTGTTCCCTGTGGCTCTAAGGATACAGGGAGCCTGTCCTCGGGGTTACCCCAGAGGGGCAAGGCCTGTCCTAAAGAGGGAGCCTTTTCGTTGCCCGGGGTCCCTTCCTAACATTTGTGCCTGGCCATTTCTTAGAGGAGTGGAGCTGCCTTTTCAAGTGTGTGTGACATTTGTCTGTGAAATGTGTTTTACAGATATGTTCCTAGAACATCCCTGAGTTCACCACCGTGGCCAGAAGTTGTTCTGCCAGACCCAGTTGAGGAGACCAGACGCCATGCAGGTAAGACTTCCCTAGGAGACAGAGCTAGAGGGCACCACCCAGACCCTGCTGCAGTCACCCACAGAGGTGGTCACCGGGCCGCAGAGCGAGTGAGACCTTCATATTTCCAGGTGCTCCCAGACACAGCACAGTGCCCGCGCTTATGTCCATTTTCACCAGTTAACACCCGAATTTCAGATGTTTTTCATTAACTGCTCCCTGAACACCTGCCACACTGCAGGCAGGTGGCATAAGTGAGGGCAGAGCCCCTGCTGCATCTCGTCTCCCGCTGTTGGTGGGCGCAGAGACAGCGCTCCCCAGTTAGCACGGTTAAGCACCATTACTGGAAGCCGGTGCCACCCAGGCTGTTGGAGAAACATGCAGGGGTGTCAGGACTCGTGTCAACCTGGATCCTGTGTCAGAAGGGACGGGATCATTAGCCACTATTGCCATGATCTTCACTCACCAAAATGCTGGAAATCAAGATCCTCGAGTGGAATCTTCTTGTATGTTAAGTACTGTTTCAGATACCGTGCAAGTGAAACAAGTCCACCGAGAGTTTCGCCCTCGGTGCTGGTGCTTCTGGTGTTGACAGTGTTTCCGGGGCAGGCACTCTGTCATCCCTTCTGTGTGTCTCGCCCTCACTCAGGCCGGGGGGTCGGTGCCCATTAAATGCTTGTTCAGAGTAAACAGTGCAGGAGAGAGGGGACTGTGACCTGAGTCCGAGCAGCAGTAACAGGAACTGAGTACAGAGCGCCCGTGGGCGCAGGCAGGCAGAGGGAACACGTCCTGCCCTGGGGGTGGGATATGGGGATGGGATGCGCGGGGGGTTCCTCATTGCAAAGGCCTCTCCTTTGGCTTCTCAGGGTTTGCACACTCCTGGTCTGCTGGCTCCTCATTCTCATGAGAATGAACCAAGTGGAGGGTTTCGCCTACCCTAGAGTTGTAGAAACCTAGCCACGCATGCCGAGTGCTTAGGCGAGGAAGTCACAGGAGGCGGTCTGGGTGTTCTCCGCAGTCTTGGGGAGCTTCCATCTGTGCAAGCCCCCATATGCCACGGTGCCCGTGCTCCTGAAGCAGCAGATTGGCCCTGTGCCTGCACTTGTGCCTgcagggggtggggcaggggctgggccacCAGCAGTGAGGTGCTCATGAGGGGTGCTGGCTGTCACATCCACCCTAGGGCCCTGCCGCCAGGAACTGCACATCACACTGCAGTGCGTGGGGGAGCAGGTGAGGGTGACTGGCCGCCCCCGCCTTCCCCTGCAGAGGTCGTGAGGAGGGTGAATGAGCTGATTGCCACGGGGCAGTATGGCCGGCTCTTCGCCGTGGTGCACTTTGCCAGCCGCCAATGGAAGGTGACCTCTGAGGACCTGATCTTAATTGGAAATGAACTAGACCTTGCGTGTGGAGAGAGAATTCGACTGGAGAAGGTGAGGCCGCCGAGCTTCTCTGGATATTCAGGAGCTCAGCCACCAAGCGTGCAATCCCCATGCCCCAGCTCACACTGAGGAGGGACCCCCCCACCCCGACCCCGTCTCGGGTAGAGGACAACaaagctgaggcccagaaggGACTGTGGGGGCCGCCCACGGCGGGGCTGGGGTCCAAGGGCAGGGCAGGCCTCTGCTGCTCTGAGGGCGGCACCTGGCCCGGCAGGTCTGCTCCCTGGAGGAAGGGAGACAGCACATTAAACAGTGCTGAGGACAGATACATGTCTTTATTGTGTTCCAGTCTTCTTAATGTATTCCCAGGGAAAAATGCTTGATTGCAGAGATAATAAAAATGCCGGCTAAGGATGTAGTGCACTTTCTAGCCCCTGTCAACGAGGAAAAACTGTTAAGTTTCCGCTAAGACACTACTCTGCCATTAGCTTTGACAGCTGCTGCTGTTTTTAAATAGTAAAGACTGGTTGACAGGCATTTCCCTGGGTACTAATTTACCTCACTGACCATTCAAAAGTACATggtctaggccaggcatggtggctcacactggtgaCCCaccacattgggaggccaaggtggaggattgcttgaactcaggagttcaagaccagcctgggcaacatagcgacacctcagagacctcgtctctactaaaattccaaacaattagctgggcatggtggcacacacatgtagtcccacctatttgtggggctgaagtaggaggatcacttgagcctgggaagttgaggctgcagtgaaccgtgattggccactgcactccagccggggcaacacagtgagaccctgtttaaaaaaaactgCATggtctatttattattatttttcagactgaatctcactctgtcacccaggctggagtgccgtggcatgatcttggctcactgcaacctccgccttctgggttcaagcaattctcctgccttggcctcccgaataCCCAGtattacaggcgggcaccaccacaccttgctaatttttatatttttagtagagatggggtttcaccatattggtcaggctggtctcgaactcctgacctcaggtgatccacccgcctcagcctcccaaagtgctgggattataggcatgagccatcacgcctggctgttCTGTTTATTTAGCTAGACATTTCTAGCCTTCAGCTATAATTCTGTTTGCTGGGAGCGTCTGTTTGGTTTTTGCctactcttctctttttctttttttttttttcttttctttattttgagaaagagtttctttcttactgtccaggctggagtgcaatggcgtggtctcagctcaccgcaacctctgcctcccgagttcaagcaattctcctgcctcagcctccctagtagctgggattacaggtgtgtgccaccacgcccggctaattttgtatttttagtagagatggggtttttccatgttggtcaggctggtcttgaactccctccctacctcaggtgatccacccgcctcaacctcccaaaatgctgagattacaggcatgagccaccatgcccagcctgcccactctttttataaaattataattacctCTGCAACAGGTAATTTTTCTGGGAtgcttaattattaatataagatacatgattttctttatgaatttaaACTCCTCTGGAGGCAGacctttggtttttatttatttatttatttatttgagacagagtctcgctccgtctcccaggctggagtgcagtgatgcaatcttggctcactgcaagctctgcctcccgggttcacaccattctcctgcctcagcctcccgagtagctgggactacaggcgcccgccaccgcgcccggctaattttttttgttttttttttagtagagacgggtttcaccatgttagccaggatggtctcgatctcctgacctcgtgatccacctgcctcggcctcccaaagtgctgggattacaggtgatgAGCTACCACCCCCGGCCTGACCTTTGCATATTTGAAACATTTCACATTAACAGAAAATTCTAGAAAGCCCCTCCTAAGCAGATTGCTTTTTGTAACAGGAAACCCAGTGGGAGTGAGCATGTCATGCTGAAACAAACTCTAAAAATACTTGTTATATTATTTGTCTCTTATCTAATACGCATGTCCGCTGAGTTTGTTATATGATATACTTAGTCTCCAGACATTTAAGTTTAGTATGATTGGATTTTTTCTTATCAGTAAAGTTTAAGATGATCTCCAACATCTAATGAAAAcactgtaggccgggcacggtggctcacgcctgtaaatccagcactttgggaagccgaggcgggtggatcacctgaggtcagtttgagaccagcctggccaacatggtgaaaccccgtccctaataaaaataccaaaaaaattagccaggcttggtggtgggcacctgtagtcccagctacttagtgggctgaggcaggagaatcgcttgaacctgggaggcggaggttgcagtgagccaagatcacgccagtgcactccagcctgggcagcagagcgagactgtctcgaaataaaaaacaaagctgaCTATTGCATTTGGAAGGCAAAGATGTCTTCATCTGCAGCCACACTTGGCATCATGATTTCCCTGCATTGAGAGTGGCTGCCTGGCTCTTGAGAATTTTGCAGTCGTTGGAAGAATACAGTCGAGCCTAAATCATTGCGAGATTAGCAGAACTGTGAACTGTGCCAAGAGACACGATGGTATGACGTgtgctttttctctctgtgttatGCTTCGATAGAAAGGGTTTTTGAAGTCACCGTTAATGTGAGGGTTACAGCAGCTATCTGGATGCATATCCATGGTATGTAATCATCAAATGGTGCGTCTCCTGCCTCTGAGGGTTGGAGCGTGTCCCTCAGGCAGCCCTATGGCTGTGCAGTGCTGCCACTTGTCGGCTCACAACCCGGTTGTGGAATATGAAAGAGATCATCAGACAGCAGATGAAATTCATATCACAGTGTTCTCAGTCTTTCTCATTTTGTGTGGCGTTCACGTCACTACCTGTTATTAGCGACTGTTCTCTTACTCATTGTAATGAGCCACTGATTAAACACAGCTGTTGAACTTTTTCAGGTCCTGCTGGTTGGGGCAGACAACTTCACGCTGCTTGGCAAGCCACTCCTCGGGTAATGGCTGTGAGGTGCTGGGCTTTGTCTGGGGCTGCAGGGCTGGACGTGCAGACAGTGCTCACAGTGCAATTAGGCCACGTGGGGGGTTGCGTTCATCTTCTCTGTTGACACCAAACACAGCATTTATACTTAATAATAGTGGACATTTAAGGCCTATGAGAACATCCAGGCCAAGTGACGGGTCTCTCGCTATTTCATGGTAGTGTGGTCCTCTTAAGATTTGTTCAGACTCCCCGGAACTGTTCTTTGTGGTTCTTTTTCATGGTTTTCGAAATGTTTCCATTGAGGGcgtgttacttttataatcaacaaaagagaaagtgtaactTCATTTTAGAAATTCTCACCTaaggcatttgaaaaataatccaaaaggTGCATTATTAtcaatttttcttccttctagaaAGGATCTTGTTCGAGTAGAAGCCACAGTCATTGAAAAGACAGAATCATGGCCAAGAATCATTATGAGatttaggaaaaggaaaaacttcaagaagaaaagaagtaagagaAAGTATCGCTGGGCCCTGCTGCACGGTGCTGGTTGCCCAGGCTCATGCAGACGGAGGGTGTGGGGCACGTGGGTCTCAGGAGAGGAAGCCCAGGCAGGTCTCTATCCAGCTGCCACTGCCCACTTGCCACCCTCATCCTAGAGGGAGCACCCAAAGGACCCAGAGGACCCAGCCTCACTTCCCTGCTCCTCCACCCTCCACGCGTGAACCCATGACGCCTAGCCCTGCCCCCGACGCAGCAGTGAATCTGCCAGCAGGCCTAGGGCTGTCCCAGCAGCCTGCACTGAGGACAGCCCCACAGTGGGCATCCTGAGGGATGGCACCCACAGGGCATGGGCCACACAGATGAGCGGCTGCAGAAATCTGTCCCTCACAGCTCTTGTTACAACTGCAGTTGCCGGCCTAAACCACCAACAGTGGGCATAGTTAAATATACCCAGAATACTGGTATTGGCTGTCACCTTAGAGTCAGCTGGGTGGGGGAGCCTCTCGTGTACCTTCTGACACTTCCAGGTAGCCTCAGGGTCACTCAGGTGGGGCCATCCTTCCACGCACTCCACAGGTCACAGGATAGACAGTGTGGGAGGAGAGGTGAGGTGTCCAGCCTCTGCACCTGCCGACAGAGTGAACGAACAAGCTAGCGAGGCAGTCAGTGCACACCTGGCGATAAACATGGCCGTGTGCAGCAGGGGACGTTGCCAGGGCCGCACTGGCTGGGGAGGGCTGGGTGCAGGGCCCCTGCAGTGACTGATGACAACAGAGTCTGTGGTCAAGCCTGTGACATCTTTCCTTTCAGTCGTCGTGACCCCACAGACTGTCCTCCGGATCAACAGCATTGAGATCGCTCCGTGTTTGTCGTGATTACCCAGTTAATACTTACAAAAGGGTAAAAATAAACTCCTGCTTTCCAGGGAGACCAAGTTTCTGTGTTCTGGTTTGGAGCCATGTATGCCTGCTGTAGACAGTTTAACTGGAGCAGTGTGTCTGTAAGCAGCAGCCCCCCGAGCCAGAGAAAACAGGAACTCGGGGAGAACAACAAGCATGGCCCTCCCAGGCCTGGACAAATAGTGTTCTTGGCAGCCCTCCACCCCAGGGCCCAAGGGAGCAGGGTGGGGACGCAGCTGGGACTTGGAGC from Rhinopithecus roxellana isolate Shanxi Qingling chromosome 15, ASM756505v1, whole genome shotgun sequence includes:
- the MRPL21 gene encoding 39S ribosomal protein L21, mitochondrial, with translation MAAAMAASPLTVTLGRLVSACSRSILRPSGPGAASLWSASRRFNSQSTSFPPGYVPRTSLSSPPWPEVVLPDPVEETRRHAEVVRRVNELIATGQYGRLFAVVHFASRQWKVTSEDLILIGNELDLACGERIRLEKVLLVGADNFTLLGKPLLGKDLVRVEATVIEKTESWPRIIMRFRKRKNFKKKRIVVTPQTVLRINSIEIAPCLS